A section of the Passer domesticus isolate bPasDom1 chromosome 17, bPasDom1.hap1, whole genome shotgun sequence genome encodes:
- the SDF2L1 gene encoding stromal cell-derived factor 2-like protein 1 yields MKTRGGAGGGRGLAERGGGRGGRRARAGERKRGAEGGGAEGAAGPAGCGAMRGGRRLFPLLLLLLALLPGLCHGREAAPGAVTCGSVLKLLNTRHSVRLHSHEVKYGSGSGQQSVTGVEASDDANSYWRIRGKSDSSCQRGTPVKCGQAIRLTHVNTGKNLHTHHFPSPLSNNQEVSAFGDDGEGDDLDFWIVQCSGTYWEREDAVRFRHVGTEVFLSITGEQYGHPIRGQREVHGMPAANHHNYWKAMEGVFIKPSLDPAKHDEL; encoded by the exons ATGAAGacgcgcggcggggcggggggcgggcggggaTTGGCTGAGCGCGGCGGTGGGCGGGGCGGTCGCCGGGCCCGCGCGGGGGAGCGGAAGCGCGGCGCTGAGGGCGGCGGGGccgagggggcggcggggccggccgggtGCGGCGCGATGCGGGGCGGCCGCCGCCTCttcccgctgctgctgctgctcctggcgctGCTGCCCGGGCTGTGCCACGGCAGGGAGGCGGCGCCGGGCGCCGTGACTTGCGGCTCGGTGCTGAAACTGCTTAACACCCGCCACAGCGTGCGGCTCCACTCTCACGAGGTCAAGTACGGCTCCG GAAGTGGGCAGCAGTCAGTGACAGGAGTTGAAGCTTCAGATGATGCCAACAGCTACTGGCGGATCCGTGGGAAGAGTGACAGCAGCTGCCAGCGTGGGACACCAGTGAAATGTGGGCAAGCCATACGCCTCACCCACGTTAACACTGGGAAAAATCTGCACACTCATCACTTCCCATCACCACTCTCCAACAACCAA GAAGTGAGTGCCTTTGGGGACGATGGCGAAGGCGATGACCTGGATTTCTGGATTGTGCAGTGCAGTGGCACTTACTGGGAGCGGGAGGATGCCGTGCGCTTCAGGCACGTGGGCACGGAGGTGTTCCTGTCCATCACGGGGGAGCAGTACGGGCACCCCATCAGGGGCCAGCGGGAGGTGCACGGCATGCCTGCTGCCAACCACCACAACTACTGGAAAGCCATGGAGGGAGTCTTCATCAAACCCAGTCTGGACCCTGCAAAACATGATGAGCTCTGA